A region from the Chelmon rostratus isolate fCheRos1 chromosome 6, fCheRos1.pri, whole genome shotgun sequence genome encodes:
- the LOC121607692 gene encoding fatty acyl-CoA hydrolase precursor, medium chain-like codes for MESAAVCTETIIMKFCATQTFFFLTSGLFLCAAADLHAPEVHTKLGSLRGAYVSVKGKETGAHAYLGIPFAKPPIGPALRLAAPQPVEGWEGVRDATRQPPMCVQHRQFVLSMPDKLGALVAEVPDISEDCLYLNIYTPANRAHNAKLPVMVWIHGGAFAWGSASTYDGSALTAYQDVVVVLIQYRLGPLGFLSTGDEHMSGNFGLLDQVQALRWTQEHIHNFGGDPDSVTIFGESAGGMSVSLLLLSPLSHGLFHHAIAESGTSTMVLVVANDPLPVTQMVANGCGCSLKSTEKIAGCIKNLDISAIVTIGQSESFTFQLNIDGHFLRKPVDELLHKHELHTVPFMTGVNDHEWGWFLPDLFAPPNWTEGMDREQVVNILSIFYPDAKDAVLSNLVVDEYIGTGEDRVKNRDRFTEMIGDMMFTIPAVKTANAHRDAGASVYLYEYLHPPKFLQTKRPSFVRSDHGDEILSVLGFCFTTTHVKLADACSEEEEQLSKTMMSYWGNFARTGSPNGKGLVHWPKYGAEGDYLEIGAKEQAASQHLKKDRFFFVTQTLPEKIRQYYEKEHSEL; via the exons ATGGAG agtgctgctgtctgcacagaGACGATCATCATGAAGTTCTGTGCAACacaaacttttttctttctcacatctggtttgtttctctgtgctgctgcagacctACATG CACCTGAAGTCCACACAAAGCTCGGCAGCCTGAGAGGTGCATATGTGAGCGTAAAGGGGAAGGAGACGGGCGCCCATGCCTACCTGGGTATCCCATTTGCCAAGCCACCCATCGGCCCTGCTCTGAGACTGGCTGCACCTCAGCCAGTAGAGGGATGGGAAGGAGTGAGGGATGCCACCCGGCAGCCACCCAT gtgtgttcagCATAGACAGTTTGTTCTTTCTATGCCTGATAAGCTTGGTGCCCTGGTGGCTGAAGTCCCAGACATTTCAGAAGACTGCCTTTATCTCAACATTTACACTCCTGCAAACAGAGCTCACAATGCCAAGCTCCCA GTCATGGTCTGGATCCATGGTGGAGCGTTTGCTTGGGGGTCAGCTTCAACGTATGACGGCTCCGCCCTGACTGCATATCAGGATGTGGTTGTTGTTCTGATCCAGTACCGCTTGGGACCTCTGGGTTTTCTCAG CACTGGAGATGAGCACATGTCAGGGAACTTTGGCCTGCTGGACCAGGTCCAAGCTTTGAGGTGGACCCAGGAGCACATTCATAACTTTGGAGGGGACCCTGATTCAGTAACTATATTTGGGGAATCTGCTGGTGGAATGAGTGTATCCCTCCTG CTCCTCTCACCACTGTCTCATGGCCTTTTCCACCATGCCATTGCTGAGAGTGGAACTTCTACAATGGTTTTAGTCGTTGCAAACGATCCTCTACCAGTGACTCAG ATGGTAGCAAATGGATGTGGCTGTAGCCTCAAAAGCACAGAGAAGATCGCTGGATGCATAAAAAACCTTGACATTAGTGCCATTGTGACTATTGGGCAG AGTGAAAGCTTTacttttcaattaaatattGATGGACACTTCCTGAGAAAACCTGTGGATGAGCTGCTCCATAAACATGAACTTCACACTGTGCCATTCATGACTGGTGTTAATGATCATGAATGGGGCTGGTTCCTTCCTGAT TTATTTGCTCCTCCAAACTGGACAGAGGGAATGGATCGGGAGCAGGTCGTGAACATCCTTTCCATATTTTACCCTGAT GCCAAAGATGCAGTCTTAAGCAATTTGGTAGTAGATGAATATATTGGAACCGGTGAAGATCgtgtgaaaaacagagacaggtTCACTGAGATGATTGGAGATATGATGTTCACCATTCCAGCCGTTAAGACTGCCAATGCACACAGAG ATGCAGGTGCCTCTGTGTACCTGTATGAGTACCTCCATCCTCCCAAATTCCTGCAGACAAAAAGGCCAAGCTTTGTTAGGAGTGATCATGGAGATGAAATTTTATCAGTATTAGGATTTTGCTTCACAACTACTCATGTGAAATTAGCCG ATGCATgctctgaagaggaggagcagttGAGCAAAACCATGATGAGCTATTGGGGCAATTTTGCTCGCACTGG gtctcCTAATGGGAAAGGTCTTGTCCATTGGCCAAAGTACGGAGCAGAAGGAGACTACTTGGAAATTGGTGCAAAGGAGCAGGCAGCGAGTCAGCACTTGAAGAAGGACCGGTTCTTCTTCGTCACTCAGACCCTCCCGGAGAAGATCCGACAATATTATGAGAAGGAGCACAGCGAGCTGTAG